A stretch of the Cellulomonas sp. WB94 genome encodes the following:
- the glmS gene encoding glutamine--fructose-6-phosphate transaminase (isomerizing), whose translation MCGIVGYVGSQQPNGRPLEVVLGGLRRLEYRGYDSAGVALTGTGDGKLAVTKKAGKLVNLIEALDLDPLPASTAAIGHTRWATHGGPTDVNAHPHVVGKVAVIHNGIVENFVALKAELLAAGTTFTSETDTEVVAHLLARAYDVHGDLTAALTAVVQRLQGTFTLLAVHADVPDVVVGARHDSPLVVGLGDGENFLGSDVSAFIAQTKDALELDQDQVVTITPTSVVVTDFAGGPAQGRRYTVDWDAAAAEKGGFRSFMDKEIHDQPKAVADTLLGRTDLAGHLVLDDLRIDESVLRSIDKIIVIACGTAAYAGHVAKYAIEHWCRIPVEVELAHEFRYRDPVVNEKTLVVAISQSGETMDTLMAVRHAREQGAKVLAIVNTHGSTIPRESDAVLYTHAGPEIAVASTKAFLAQITAAYLLGLYLAQLRGNKFPDEISAILDELRLMPAKIQLVLDRAGRVREIARWMADTTSVLFLGRHVGFPVAMEGALKLKELAYIHAEGFAAGELKHGPIALIEPGQPVFVIVPSPRGRDSLHSKVVSNIQEIRARGARTLVIAEDGDEAVRPFADEVFYVPQSPVLLAPLLTVVPLQLFACELATARGLDVDQPRNLAKSVTVE comes from the coding sequence ATGTGCGGAATCGTCGGATACGTCGGCAGCCAGCAGCCCAACGGGCGCCCTCTCGAGGTCGTCCTGGGGGGACTGCGGCGCCTCGAGTACCGCGGGTACGACTCCGCAGGCGTCGCGCTGACCGGGACCGGCGACGGGAAGCTCGCCGTCACCAAGAAGGCCGGCAAGCTCGTCAACCTCATCGAGGCGCTCGACCTCGACCCGCTGCCCGCCTCCACCGCGGCCATCGGCCACACGCGCTGGGCGACGCACGGCGGTCCCACCGACGTCAACGCGCACCCGCACGTCGTCGGCAAGGTCGCGGTCATCCACAACGGCATCGTCGAGAACTTCGTCGCGCTCAAGGCGGAGCTCCTCGCCGCCGGCACGACGTTCACGTCCGAGACGGACACCGAGGTCGTGGCGCACCTGCTCGCTCGCGCGTACGACGTGCACGGCGACCTCACGGCCGCGCTGACCGCTGTCGTCCAGCGCCTGCAGGGCACGTTCACCCTCCTCGCGGTGCACGCCGACGTCCCCGACGTCGTCGTCGGTGCACGCCACGACTCGCCCCTCGTCGTCGGGCTCGGCGACGGGGAGAACTTCCTGGGGTCCGACGTGTCGGCGTTCATCGCCCAGACGAAGGACGCGCTCGAGCTCGACCAGGACCAGGTCGTGACGATCACGCCGACGTCGGTTGTCGTGACCGACTTCGCCGGAGGCCCGGCCCAGGGACGGCGCTACACCGTCGACTGGGACGCCGCCGCCGCCGAGAAGGGCGGCTTCCGCTCGTTCATGGACAAGGAGATCCACGACCAGCCGAAGGCGGTCGCCGACACCCTCCTGGGGCGCACCGACCTCGCGGGCCACCTCGTCCTCGACGACCTGCGCATCGACGAGTCCGTGCTGCGCTCGATCGACAAGATCATCGTCATCGCGTGCGGGACGGCGGCCTACGCCGGGCACGTCGCCAAGTACGCGATCGAGCACTGGTGCCGCATCCCGGTCGAGGTCGAGCTCGCGCACGAGTTCCGGTACCGCGACCCGGTCGTCAACGAGAAGACCCTGGTCGTCGCGATCTCGCAGTCCGGCGAGACGATGGACACCCTGATGGCGGTCCGGCACGCGCGCGAGCAGGGCGCCAAGGTCCTGGCGATCGTCAACACGCACGGCTCGACGATCCCGCGCGAGTCCGACGCCGTCCTCTACACGCACGCCGGGCCCGAGATCGCCGTCGCCTCCACCAAGGCGTTCCTGGCGCAGATCACCGCCGCGTACCTCCTGGGGCTCTACCTGGCGCAGCTGCGCGGGAACAAGTTCCCCGACGAGATCTCGGCGATTCTCGACGAGCTGCGCCTGATGCCCGCCAAGATCCAGCTCGTCCTCGACCGGGCCGGTCGCGTCCGCGAGATCGCCCGGTGGATGGCCGACACGACGTCGGTGCTCTTTCTCGGCCGGCACGTCGGGTTCCCCGTCGCGATGGAGGGTGCGCTCAAGCTCAAGGAGCTCGCGTACATCCACGCCGAGGGGTTCGCGGCGGGGGAGCTCAAGCACGGTCCCATCGCGCTCATCGAACCCGGACAGCCCGTGTTCGTCATCGTCCCGTCGCCGCGCGGCCGGGACTCGCTGCACTCCAAGGTGGTCTCGAACATCCAGGAGATCCGCGCGCGCGGGGCCCGGACGCTCGTGATCGCCGAGGACGGCGACGAGGCCGTGCGACCGTTCGCCGACGAGGTGTTCTACGTCCCGCAGTCGCCGGTCCTGCTCGCGCCGCTGCTCACGGTCGTGCCGCTGCAGCTCTTCGCGTGCGAGCTCGCGACGGCCCGCGGGCTCGACGTCGACCAGCCGCGCAACCTGGCGAAGTCCGTCACGGTCGAGTGA
- the coaA gene encoding type I pantothenate kinase, translated as MPHSADSVPSTPYVELDRQAWTRLSASTPLPLTDADVTRLRGLGDPIDLAEVDAIYRPISRLLDLYVAATRGLHEASSTFLREDTGSTPFVIGVAGSVAVGKSTTARLLRELMARWPATPHVELLTTDGFLYPNAELERRGLMDRKGFPESYDRRALVRFVSRVKAGRPEVRAPVYDHLTYDIVPGAEVVVRRPDVLIVEGLNVLQPARPAAEGTSNLAVSDFFDFSIYVDARTPDVRQWYVDRFLSLRNTAFARPESFFHRYASLSDDEAVERAEGIWDAINAPNLVQNILPTRSRATLVLTKGADHAVQRVRLRKL; from the coding sequence GTGCCTCACAGTGCCGACTCCGTCCCGTCGACGCCGTACGTCGAGCTCGACCGGCAGGCGTGGACCCGGCTCTCGGCGTCCACCCCCCTGCCGCTGACCGACGCCGACGTCACCCGCCTGCGCGGTCTGGGCGACCCGATCGACCTCGCGGAGGTCGACGCGATCTACCGCCCGATCTCCCGTCTCCTGGATCTGTACGTCGCCGCGACCCGCGGGCTGCACGAGGCGTCGAGCACGTTCCTGCGCGAGGACACCGGGAGCACCCCGTTCGTCATCGGCGTGGCCGGCTCGGTCGCCGTGGGCAAGTCGACGACGGCGCGCCTGCTGCGCGAGCTCATGGCACGCTGGCCCGCCACCCCCCACGTCGAGCTGCTCACCACGGACGGCTTCCTGTACCCGAACGCCGAGCTCGAGCGTCGCGGCCTCATGGACCGCAAGGGCTTCCCCGAGTCGTACGACCGTCGCGCGCTCGTCCGGTTCGTCTCGAGGGTCAAGGCGGGCCGCCCCGAGGTCCGGGCCCCCGTCTACGACCACCTCACCTACGACATCGTCCCGGGCGCCGAGGTCGTCGTGCGGCGCCCCGACGTGCTCATCGTCGAGGGGCTCAACGTCCTGCAGCCCGCACGGCCCGCGGCCGAGGGCACGTCGAACCTCGCCGTCAGCGACTTCTTCGACTTCTCGATCTACGTCGACGCCCGCACGCCGGACGTCCGCCAGTGGTACGTCGACCGCTTCCTGTCGCTGCGGAACACGGCGTTCGCGCGGCCCGAGTCGTTCTTCCACCGGTACGCGTCGTTGTCGGACGACGAGGCCGTGGAGCGGGCCGAGGGGATCTGGGACGCGATCAACGCGCCCAACCTCGTGCAGAACATCCTGCCGACCCGCAGCCGCGCGACGCTCGTGCTCACGAAGGGCGCCGACCACGCGGTCCAGCGGGTGCGCCTGCGCAAGCTCTGA
- a CDS encoding DedA family protein produces MLEHWILALAGSPWVFVALYAFATIDGFFPPIPSESVVIGLAALSASTGAPAIALLIPVAALGAFTGDQIAYTIGTKVDLHSLRLFRGRNGRKALAWAENALAHRGSSFILAARYIPIGRVAVNMSAGALGFPRRRFVGLTALAGLTWAAYGTAIGIGAGAWLKGHPVVAIAVGIAVGVVVGLVIDWALRRFLPAGDEPVALDQRRAEQPAPGRPADPGAGTVAPATEPRPAAGT; encoded by the coding sequence GTGCTCGAGCACTGGATCCTTGCGCTCGCCGGTTCGCCGTGGGTCTTCGTCGCGCTGTACGCGTTCGCCACGATCGACGGGTTCTTCCCGCCGATCCCGAGCGAGTCGGTCGTCATCGGGCTCGCGGCGCTCTCGGCGTCGACCGGTGCGCCGGCGATCGCCCTGCTGATCCCGGTCGCTGCGCTCGGCGCGTTCACGGGCGACCAGATCGCGTACACGATCGGCACCAAGGTCGACCTGCACAGCCTGCGGCTGTTCCGGGGACGCAACGGGCGCAAGGCGCTCGCGTGGGCCGAGAACGCGCTCGCGCACCGCGGGTCGTCGTTCATCCTCGCAGCGCGGTACATCCCGATCGGCCGGGTCGCGGTCAACATGTCCGCCGGCGCACTCGGCTTCCCCCGGCGCCGGTTCGTCGGTCTGACCGCGCTCGCCGGCCTCACGTGGGCGGCGTACGGCACCGCGATCGGCATCGGCGCGGGGGCCTGGCTCAAGGGGCACCCCGTCGTCGCCATCGCTGTCGGGATCGCTGTCGGGGTCGTCGTCGGCCTGGTGATCGACTGGGCGCTGCGCCGGTTCCTGCCCGCGGGGGACGAGCCGGTCGCGCTGGACCAGAGGCGGGCCGAGCAGCCCGCGCCCGGCCGGCCCGCGGACCCAGGTGCGGGGACCGTGGCGCCGGCCACGGAGCCGCGTCCGGCGGCCGGTACGTAG
- a CDS encoding peptide deformylase translates to MVEALLVEAAQSPTGTVGIVQVGHPVLRATSELYDGQLDDATLAELVAVMQRTMRLAPGVGLAAPQIGLPLAIAVIEDPGTVDAEIERVRERPVLGFRVLVNPRYEPLAGNDERVDFYEGCLSVVGYQAVVPRLRAVRLTGADETGAPLDEVVTGWPARIVQHETDHLGGTLYLDRARLRSLAASDRLGAHWASEPRPVTAARELGFDLA, encoded by the coding sequence ATCGTCGAGGCGCTGCTGGTCGAGGCCGCGCAGTCCCCGACCGGGACCGTCGGCATCGTCCAGGTCGGGCACCCCGTGCTGCGCGCGACGTCCGAGCTGTACGACGGGCAGCTGGACGACGCGACGCTCGCGGAGCTCGTGGCCGTCATGCAGCGCACGATGCGTCTGGCTCCCGGCGTGGGTCTCGCCGCCCCGCAGATCGGGCTGCCGCTCGCGATCGCCGTGATCGAGGACCCGGGGACGGTCGACGCCGAGATCGAGCGCGTGCGGGAGCGGCCCGTCCTGGGGTTCCGGGTGCTCGTCAACCCCCGGTACGAGCCCCTCGCGGGGAACGACGAGCGCGTCGACTTCTACGAGGGCTGCCTGAGCGTCGTCGGCTACCAGGCGGTGGTGCCGCGCCTGCGGGCCGTGCGGCTCACCGGCGCCGACGAGACGGGCGCCCCGCTCGACGAGGTCGTCACGGGGTGGCCCGCGCGCATCGTGCAGCACGAGACCGACCACCTCGGCGGGACGCTCTACCTCGACCGGGCGCGGCTGCGGTCGCTCGCGGCCTCGGACCGGCTCGGTGCCCACTGGGCGAGCGAGCCACGACCGGTCACGGCGGCGCGAGAGCTCGGCTTCGACCTGGCGTGA
- the glmM gene encoding phosphoglucosamine mutase, which translates to MGRLFGTDGVRGLANRDVTAELALGLSVAAARVLAAQGQFVGHRPRAIVGRDSRVSGEFLSAAVAAGLASAGVDVLDVGVLPTPAVAYLTATLGVDLGVVLSASHNAMPDNGIKFLARGGLKLDDDLEIEIEDLLGQEWAHPVGADVGRVRLDNGSAGTSYVNHLVSTIDVGLTGLRIAVDCANGAASAVGPEALRAAGADVVVINASPDGRNINEKCGSTHPEQLQAVVVASEADLGVAFDGDADRCLAVDHTGRLVDGDQIMGVLAIAMRESGRLVDDTLVATVMSNLGLRLAMTAQGIRTLVTGVGDRYVLEAMRAGGYSLGGEQSGHVIMAEHATTGDGVLTALQLAARVAGTGRNLAKLVSTVQRLPQTLVNVSGVDRARAATDDVLAEAVRTSEVELGETGRVLLRPSGTEPLVRVMVEAASQPDADRIAGRLADIVRDRLAL; encoded by the coding sequence ATGGGTCGACTGTTCGGGACCGATGGGGTCCGAGGCCTCGCCAACCGCGACGTGACCGCCGAGCTCGCGCTCGGGCTGTCGGTCGCGGCCGCGCGGGTGCTCGCCGCGCAGGGACAGTTCGTCGGGCACCGCCCGCGGGCCATCGTGGGCCGCGACTCGCGCGTGTCCGGTGAGTTCCTCAGCGCCGCCGTGGCGGCCGGCCTGGCCAGCGCGGGCGTCGACGTGCTCGACGTCGGCGTGCTGCCGACGCCCGCGGTCGCCTACCTGACGGCCACCCTCGGCGTCGACCTCGGCGTGGTGCTCTCGGCCTCGCACAACGCGATGCCCGACAACGGGATCAAGTTCCTCGCGCGCGGCGGGCTCAAGCTGGACGACGACCTCGAGATCGAGATCGAGGACCTGCTCGGCCAGGAGTGGGCGCACCCGGTCGGTGCGGATGTCGGGCGGGTCCGGCTCGACAACGGCAGCGCCGGCACGTCCTACGTCAACCACCTCGTCTCCACGATCGACGTGGGCCTCACGGGCCTGCGCATCGCGGTGGACTGCGCGAACGGAGCCGCGAGCGCGGTCGGTCCGGAGGCCCTGCGGGCCGCAGGCGCGGACGTCGTCGTGATCAACGCCTCGCCCGACGGGCGCAACATCAACGAGAAGTGCGGCTCGACGCACCCCGAGCAGCTGCAGGCCGTCGTCGTCGCCTCCGAGGCGGACCTGGGCGTCGCGTTCGACGGGGACGCCGATCGCTGCCTCGCGGTCGACCACACGGGCCGGCTCGTTGACGGCGACCAGATCATGGGCGTCCTCGCGATCGCCATGCGGGAGAGCGGTCGGCTGGTGGACGACACGCTCGTCGCGACCGTCATGAGCAACCTCGGCCTCCGCCTCGCGATGACGGCCCAGGGCATCCGCACGCTCGTCACCGGTGTCGGCGACCGGTACGTCCTCGAGGCGATGCGCGCCGGCGGCTACTCGCTCGGTGGTGAGCAGTCGGGCCACGTCATCATGGCGGAGCACGCCACGACCGGCGACGGCGTTCTCACGGCTCTCCAGCTCGCCGCGCGCGTCGCCGGCACCGGCCGTAACCTCGCCAAGCTCGTGTCCACCGTGCAGCGGTTGCCGCAGACGCTCGTCAACGTCTCGGGCGTCGACCGCGCGCGCGCCGCGACGGACGACGTCCTCGCCGAGGCGGTGCGGACCTCGGAGGTCGAGCTCGGCGAGACAGGTCGGGTGCTGCTGCGACCGTCGGGCACCGAGCCGCTCGTGCGCGTCATGGTCGAGGCCGCGAGCCAGCCCGATGCGGACCGGATCGCCGGAAGACTGGCCGACATCGTCCGCGACCGCCTCGCGCTGTGA
- the rpsI gene encoding 30S ribosomal protein S9 has translation MAETTVDIDLEGDDTPTSYTSETVAPTGRGQSITAPAQALGRRKEAIARVRLVPGTGQWKINGRTIEDYFPNKVHQQLVNSPLKLVDVEGRFDIVARITGGGVSGQAGALRLGIARALNKIDEEANRPALKKAGFLMRDSRVVERKKAGLKKARKAPQYSKR, from the coding sequence GTGGCCGAGACCACGGTCGACATCGACCTTGAGGGCGACGACACGCCCACCAGCTACACCTCTGAGACGGTTGCCCCCACGGGCCGCGGCCAGAGCATCACGGCGCCCGCCCAGGCGCTCGGCCGTCGCAAGGAGGCCATCGCACGCGTGCGCCTGGTCCCCGGCACCGGCCAGTGGAAGATCAACGGTCGCACGATCGAGGACTACTTCCCGAACAAGGTGCACCAGCAGCTCGTGAACTCGCCGCTGAAGCTGGTCGACGTCGAGGGTCGCTTCGACATCGTCGCCCGCATCACCGGCGGCGGCGTCAGCGGGCAGGCCGGCGCGCTGCGTCTCGGCATCGCCCGTGCGCTGAACAAGATCGACGAGGAAGCCAACCGCCCGGCACTGAAGAAGGCCGGCTTCCTGATGCGCGACTCGCGCGTCGTCGAGCGCAAGAAGGCCGGCCTGAAGAAGGCCCGCAAGGCACCGCAGTACTCCAAGCGCTGA
- the rplM gene encoding 50S ribosomal protein L13 yields the protein MRTYTPKPGDVERTWHIIDANDVVLGRLATHVATLLRGKHKATFAPHVDGGDFVIVINAEKIALTGNKRETKLAYRHSGYPGGLRATTYAELLEKHPERAIEKAVRGMLPKSSLARAQLSKLKVYVGSEHPHAAQQPKPFVITQVAQ from the coding sequence GTGCGCACGTACACCCCGAAGCCCGGCGACGTCGAGCGGACCTGGCACATCATCGACGCGAACGATGTCGTCCTGGGTCGCCTGGCCACCCACGTGGCCACGTTGCTGCGCGGCAAGCACAAGGCGACCTTTGCTCCTCACGTCGACGGCGGCGACTTCGTCATCGTCATCAACGCGGAGAAGATCGCCCTCACCGGCAACAAGCGCGAGACCAAGCTCGCCTACCGTCACTCGGGCTACCCGGGCGGTCTGCGTGCGACCACCTACGCCGAGCTCCTCGAGAAGCACCCCGAGCGCGCGATCGAGAAGGCCGTCCGCGGCATGCTCCCGAAGAGCTCGCTCGCACGTGCCCAGCTCTCGAAGCTCAAGGTGTACGTCGGTTCGGAGCACCCGCACGCGGCCCAGCAGCCCAAGCCGTTCGTCATCACCCAGGTAGCGCAGTAG
- a CDS encoding ATP-binding cassette domain-containing protein, which yields MGHLDISAVSYFLPDGRPLLDEVDLRVADGAKVALVGPNGAGKTTLLRIVAGDEVAHGGTVVRSGGLGIMRQMVGRIDDGRSIRDLLASLAPAGVRDAAVELAAAETAIMEVDDEPAQMRYATALVDWADVGGYEAEAGWDKVTDAVLSIPFDAAQYREVRTLSGGEQKRLVLEALLRGPEEVLLLDEPDNYLDVPTKRWLETQLAASPKTVLYVSHDRELLARTATQVATLEPTASGSSIWVHGGGFRSYPQAREDRRSRLEELLRRWDEEHAKLKELVFTLKNKAAFNDGLASRYSAAQTRLRKFEEAGPPQVMAREQNVRVRLRGGRTAKRAVVATGLELTGLMEPFDLEVWFGERIAVLGSNGSGKSHFLRLLATGGSDPSPEHEPAGDVDVTPVAHTGRVVLGSRVRPGWFAQNHDHAELVGRTLLEILHRGDGHRAGMGREPASKALDRYELVAAAEQAYETLSGGQQARFQILLLELGGATLLLLDEPTDNLDLHSAEALEAGLEAFEGTVMAVTHDRWFARGFDRFLVFGADGEVVETPEAVWDSGRVKRAR from the coding sequence GTGGGACACCTCGACATCAGCGCCGTGAGCTACTTCCTGCCCGACGGGCGGCCCCTCCTCGACGAGGTCGACCTGCGCGTGGCCGACGGCGCCAAGGTGGCGCTCGTGGGCCCCAACGGTGCGGGCAAGACCACGCTCCTGCGGATCGTGGCGGGCGACGAGGTCGCGCACGGCGGCACCGTGGTGCGCAGCGGCGGGCTGGGGATCATGCGCCAGATGGTCGGTCGCATCGACGACGGACGCTCGATCCGCGACCTGCTCGCGTCGCTGGCCCCGGCGGGCGTGCGTGATGCCGCCGTCGAGCTCGCGGCGGCGGAGACCGCGATCATGGAGGTCGACGACGAGCCCGCGCAGATGCGGTACGCCACGGCGCTCGTCGACTGGGCCGACGTGGGCGGCTACGAGGCCGAGGCGGGCTGGGACAAGGTGACCGACGCCGTGCTGTCGATCCCCTTCGACGCGGCGCAGTACCGCGAGGTGCGCACCCTGTCCGGCGGGGAGCAGAAGCGCCTGGTCCTCGAGGCGCTGCTGCGCGGGCCCGAGGAGGTCCTGCTGCTCGACGAGCCGGACAACTACCTCGACGTGCCGACGAAGCGGTGGCTCGAGACCCAGCTCGCGGCCTCGCCCAAGACCGTGCTGTACGTGAGCCACGACCGCGAGCTGCTCGCGCGCACCGCCACCCAGGTCGCGACGCTCGAGCCGACGGCGTCCGGTTCGAGCATCTGGGTGCACGGTGGCGGCTTCAGGAGCTACCCGCAGGCGCGCGAGGACCGGCGCTCGCGGCTCGAGGAGCTCCTGCGTCGCTGGGACGAGGAGCACGCGAAGCTCAAGGAGCTCGTGTTCACGCTCAAGAACAAGGCTGCCTTCAACGACGGGCTCGCGTCGCGCTACTCAGCGGCCCAGACGCGGCTGCGGAAGTTCGAGGAGGCGGGTCCGCCGCAGGTCATGGCGCGCGAGCAGAACGTCCGGGTCCGGCTGCGCGGTGGTCGGACGGCCAAGCGGGCCGTCGTCGCGACCGGCCTCGAGCTCACGGGGCTCATGGAGCCGTTCGACCTCGAGGTCTGGTTCGGCGAGCGCATCGCGGTCCTGGGCTCGAACGGCTCGGGCAAGTCGCACTTCCTCCGGCTGCTCGCGACCGGCGGCTCCGACCCCTCGCCCGAGCACGAGCCTGCGGGCGACGTGGACGTGACTCCTGTCGCCCACACGGGCCGGGTGGTGCTCGGGTCCCGGGTCCGGCCCGGCTGGTTCGCGCAGAACCACGACCACGCCGAGCTCGTCGGGCGCACGCTGCTCGAGATCCTGCACCGCGGCGACGGGCACCGGGCCGGCATGGGACGCGAGCCGGCCAGCAAGGCCCTCGACCGCTACGAGCTCGTCGCGGCGGCCGAGCAGGCGTACGAGACGCTGTCGGGTGGGCAGCAGGCGCGGTTCCAGATCCTGCTGCTCGAGCTCGGCGGCGCGACGCTGCTCCTGCTCGACGAGCCGACCGACAACCTCGACCTGCACTCCGCCGAGGCGCTCGAGGCCGGTCTCGAGGCGTTCGAGGGGACGGTCATGGCCGTGACGCACGACCGGTGGTTCGCGCGCGGCTTCGACCGGTTCCTGGTGTTCGGGGCGGACGGCGAGGTCGTCGAGACCCCCGAGGCCGTGTGGGACTCCGGTCGCGTCAAGCGCGCCCGGTGA
- a CDS encoding DUF5709 domain-containing protein: MSNDTSSAGDDLTGGSENDSDQLPMEDTLLDRGVDDLLDEGYVAPERARTNHYGETAWEQLHRETLDQRLAEEEPEVWTVHPRMDPAREPDRAGRLVADEQAVEAGGNDEFAVDAGISGGAASAEEAAVHLIEEEYTTEEDETQDQGDEA; this comes from the coding sequence ATGAGCAACGACACGTCTTCCGCGGGCGACGACCTGACCGGTGGGTCGGAGAACGACAGCGACCAGCTGCCGATGGAGGACACGCTTCTTGACCGCGGCGTCGACGACCTCCTCGACGAGGGGTACGTCGCGCCGGAGCGAGCGCGCACCAACCACTACGGCGAGACCGCGTGGGAGCAGCTGCACCGCGAGACGCTCGACCAGCGCCTCGCCGAGGAGGAGCCCGAGGTCTGGACCGTCCACCCGCGCATGGACCCCGCGCGGGAGCCCGACCGTGCGGGACGGCTCGTCGCGGACGAGCAGGCCGTCGAGGCCGGCGGCAACGACGAGTTCGCGGTCGACGCCGGGATCTCCGGCGGCGCCGCCAGTGCCGAGGAGGCGGCGGTGCACCTCATCGAGGAGGAGTACACGACCGAGGAGGACGAGACCCAGGACCAGGGCGACGAGGCCTGA
- the truA gene encoding tRNA pseudouridine(38-40) synthase TruA: MNTVRLRLDLAYDGTRFAGWAVQPALRTVQGVLEEALATVLHLDHLRVTVAGRTDAGVHARGQVAHVDVPVDTWLAVPGRSSRSAEDVLVTRLGGLLPPDVVAHRVSVAHPGFDARFSALRRRYVYRVCDDATLRDPLRRSHVLWHSHQLDDEAMDAAARALLGRHDFAAFCRPRVGATTIRTLEVLTWQRPVDGPDAGLVVAHVQADAFCHSMVRALVGASLAVGEGRRQVRWPADLLAGRQRDPGNVVVPALGLTLEEVTYPPDDELADRAERTRAIRSAEDVDSLRRDPDAAVETC; the protein is encoded by the coding sequence GTGAACACGGTACGGCTCCGACTCGACCTCGCCTACGACGGCACCCGGTTCGCCGGCTGGGCGGTGCAGCCGGCGCTGCGCACCGTCCAGGGAGTGCTCGAGGAGGCGCTCGCGACGGTGCTGCACCTCGACCACCTGCGGGTCACGGTCGCCGGGCGCACTGACGCCGGCGTGCACGCGCGGGGTCAGGTGGCGCACGTCGACGTGCCGGTCGACACCTGGCTCGCGGTCCCCGGGCGGTCGTCACGCAGCGCCGAGGACGTCCTCGTCACGCGGCTCGGTGGGCTGCTGCCTCCGGACGTCGTCGCGCACCGCGTCAGCGTCGCCCACCCGGGCTTCGACGCCCGCTTCTCGGCGCTGCGCCGCCGCTACGTCTACCGCGTGTGCGACGACGCGACGTTGCGCGACCCGCTGCGGCGGTCCCACGTCCTGTGGCACTCCCACCAGCTCGACGACGAGGCGATGGACGCGGCCGCGCGGGCGCTGCTCGGACGCCACGACTTCGCGGCGTTCTGCAGGCCGCGGGTCGGGGCGACGACGATCCGCACGCTCGAGGTGCTGACCTGGCAGCGACCCGTCGACGGCCCCGACGCGGGACTCGTCGTCGCGCACGTGCAGGCCGACGCCTTCTGCCACAGCATGGTGCGCGCGCTCGTGGGCGCCAGCCTCGCGGTCGGGGAGGGGCGCCGACAGGTTCGCTGGCCCGCCGACCTGCTCGCCGGGAGGCAGCGCGACCCCGGGAACGTCGTGGTGCCCGCGCTGGGCCTCACGCTCGAGGAGGTCACCTACCCGCCGGACGACGAGCTCGCCGATCGCGCCGAACGGACGCGTGCGATCCGCTCGGCCGAGGACGTCGACTCGCTGCGCCGTGACCCGGACGCGGCGGTCGAGACCTGCTGA
- a CDS encoding ROK family protein, with protein MTSSTPVAPSGRPVFTLAVDCGGSGIKASVLDAAGTLHAPPIRVPTPYPLPPALLIETVAEIAARLPRADRLTVGMPGMIRHGVVVATPHYVTTAGPHTRVDPALVVSWAGYDIRAALERRLGVPTLVLNDAEVHGAGVISGTGVELVLTLGTGLGSALFDGGVLAPHLELSHAPIRRGTTYDSYIGEIERARLGDPRWSGRVRRAVEGLRPVFCWDRLYLGGGNSRRIIPQALERLGDDVVVVPNQAGIVGGVRAWELRSSV; from the coding sequence GTGACATCGAGCACCCCGGTCGCCCCGAGCGGCCGACCCGTCTTCACGCTCGCCGTCGACTGCGGCGGCAGCGGCATCAAGGCGTCGGTCCTGGATGCGGCCGGCACGCTGCACGCGCCACCGATCCGGGTGCCCACCCCCTACCCGCTGCCGCCCGCCCTGCTCATCGAGACGGTCGCCGAGATCGCCGCCCGGCTCCCCCGCGCCGATCGGCTCACGGTCGGCATGCCGGGCATGATCCGGCACGGTGTCGTCGTCGCGACGCCGCACTACGTCACCACGGCCGGTCCGCACACCCGCGTCGACCCGGCACTCGTCGTCAGCTGGGCCGGCTACGACATCCGCGCCGCGCTCGAGCGCCGCCTCGGCGTCCCGACCCTCGTCCTCAACGACGCCGAGGTCCACGGTGCCGGCGTCATCTCGGGGACCGGGGTCGAGCTCGTCCTGACTCTCGGGACCGGCCTGGGCTCGGCGCTGTTCGACGGCGGAGTCCTCGCCCCGCACCTCGAGCTCTCGCACGCACCGATCCGGCGCGGCACGACCTACGACTCCTACATCGGTGAGATCGAGCGGGCCAGGCTGGGCGACCCCCGCTGGTCCGGTCGTGTCCGCCGGGCCGTCGAGGGCCTGCGGCCCGTGTTCTGCTGGGACCGGCTCTACCTGGGCGGCGGGAACTCGCGCCGGATCATCCCGCAGGCGCTCGAACGTCTCGGCGACGACGTCGTCGTCGTCCCGAACCAGGCCGGCATCGTCGGTGGCGTCCGCGCGTGGGAGCTTCGCTCGTCGGTGTGA